A single genomic interval of Spirosoma linguale DSM 74 harbors:
- a CDS encoding glycosyl transferase group 1 (PFAM: glycosyl transferase group 1~KEGG: fph:Fphi_1475 glycosyl transferase, group 1) produces MKVLYDHQSFTGVPYGGVSRYFFELMRSFAKRTDIEFELSLRLSNNEYLDQASFSRHLRYRSLAQVRNVHRVASVLNRLYSLRRVKAGKYDIFHPTYYHRYFLDALGNKPFVISFHDATSERYGKLYPEVGEGLYDLKKVLLRRADCIIAVSEFSKQEILRYFTVEPDKIKVIHLGTTLGDYASASEYTTPPLQAPYLLYVGKRGLYKNFTGFFRAIQPVLQRYPDVHLICAGGGAFSKDEQTLFHSARLANRVHYRPASDASLLALYKHARAFVFPSLNEGFGIPVLEAYSGGCATVLSNRSSLPEVAADAALYFDPEDDESMAEAIERIITDDALCADLSLKGIERLKNFSCDKTACQTLEVYQSLH; encoded by the coding sequence ATGAAAGTACTTTACGACCATCAATCGTTCACGGGCGTACCCTATGGGGGCGTTTCCCGCTATTTTTTTGAACTGATGCGTTCGTTTGCCAAGCGAACAGATATTGAATTTGAACTATCCCTGCGATTATCCAATAACGAATATCTCGATCAGGCTTCCTTTAGTCGGCACCTACGGTATCGGAGTTTGGCTCAGGTGCGAAATGTCCATCGGGTTGCCTCAGTCCTAAATCGTCTTTACAGCCTTCGGCGCGTGAAAGCGGGCAAATACGACATTTTTCACCCAACCTATTACCACCGCTATTTTCTGGACGCTTTGGGCAACAAGCCCTTTGTCATTTCCTTCCACGACGCAACCAGCGAACGGTACGGCAAACTATACCCCGAAGTGGGCGAAGGCTTATATGACCTGAAGAAGGTGTTGCTGCGCCGGGCCGACTGCATTATCGCCGTTTCTGAGTTTTCGAAGCAGGAAATCCTGCGTTATTTCACGGTTGAACCGGACAAAATAAAAGTTATTCACCTGGGCACTACCCTGGGGGACTATGCATCGGCAAGTGAATACACCACCCCGCCCTTACAGGCACCGTACCTGCTGTATGTTGGCAAACGCGGTTTATACAAAAACTTCACCGGCTTTTTTCGGGCTATACAGCCCGTTTTACAACGGTATCCCGATGTTCACCTGATCTGCGCCGGAGGTGGCGCGTTCAGTAAAGACGAACAAACCCTGTTTCATTCAGCCCGGTTGGCTAACCGTGTCCATTACCGACCGGCTTCCGATGCCAGTTTATTGGCCCTGTACAAACACGCCCGCGCCTTTGTTTTCCCCTCACTCAACGAAGGCTTTGGTATACCGGTTCTGGAAGCCTATAGCGGAGGCTGTGCCACTGTGTTGAGCAACCGCAGTTCATTGCCTGAAGTAGCCGCCGATGCTGCGCTTTATTTCGACCCTGAAGACGATGAATCAATGGCAGAAGCCATCGAACGCATTATTACAGACGATGCGCTGTGTGCAGATCTGAGCCTGAAAGGAATTGAGCGGCTGAAGAATTTTTCATGTGATAAAACCGCCTGTCAGACATTGGAGGTTTATCAATCTCTCCATTAA
- a CDS encoding glycosyl transferase family 2 (PFAM: glycosyl transferase family 2~KEGG: pnu:Pnuc_0306 glycosyl transferase family protein) yields the protein MASTPASLHPFVTQPYSSASKNPTDSRRYPKLTVVTPSYNQAQYLERTILSVLNQQYPNLEYFIMDGGSTDGSVDIIKKYAPYLAGWVSEKDKGQTDAINKGFKRATGDYVAFQNSDDVFAPDAFYRVAEAWRKAPDTDVFFGDMYITDEADVILEEMRAPAFCAECHIYEGMQVFNQSLFIRREHLIRFGMLDESLRFVIDYEIVARLGVQPGMRFKHVDGFWGGFRVQPDAKSSTIASTVGLQEHRQVKEKYQPMLTSQLGASFWQRYCRLRKLLTFLLKGEFAYVRHRLRLNK from the coding sequence ATGGCATCGACTCCCGCTTCACTTCATCCATTTGTTACTCAGCCGTACTCGTCTGCTTCCAAAAACCCCACGGATAGCCGACGGTATCCAAAACTTACTGTCGTTACCCCGTCTTACAATCAGGCCCAGTACCTGGAACGTACCATTTTGAGTGTACTGAACCAGCAGTATCCTAATCTGGAGTACTTCATTATGGATGGCGGCTCTACCGATGGCAGTGTCGATATCATCAAAAAGTATGCGCCTTACTTAGCTGGCTGGGTGAGCGAAAAAGATAAAGGGCAAACCGATGCGATAAACAAAGGCTTTAAACGGGCAACCGGCGATTACGTTGCCTTTCAGAACTCCGACGATGTGTTTGCACCAGACGCGTTTTATCGGGTTGCCGAAGCCTGGCGCAAAGCCCCGGATACGGACGTTTTTTTCGGAGATATGTACATCACAGACGAAGCTGACGTTATTCTTGAAGAAATGCGGGCACCTGCCTTTTGCGCAGAATGCCACATTTACGAAGGAATGCAGGTATTTAACCAGTCGCTCTTTATTCGCCGGGAACATTTAATTCGGTTTGGCATGCTCGATGAAAGTCTGCGTTTCGTGATCGATTACGAAATTGTAGCCCGATTGGGTGTTCAACCCGGTATGCGTTTTAAACACGTTGACGGGTTCTGGGGCGGCTTTCGGGTGCAGCCTGACGCCAAATCGTCAACGATTGCGAGCACCGTAGGCCTTCAGGAACACAGGCAGGTAAAAGAGAAATACCAGCCTATGCTAACCTCGCAGCTGGGAGCCTCCTTCTGGCAACGGTACTGCCGCCTGCGTAAGCTGCTGACATTTTTACTTAAAGGCGAGTTCGCCTACGTACGGCACCGGCTTCGGCTGAATAAATAA
- a CDS encoding glycosyl transferase group 1 (PFAM: glycosyl transferase group 1~KEGG: bph:Bphy_2469 glycosyl transferase group 1), which produces MRILIVHNLLWAHYKSTVFQALQQLVDQQQKTEVRVLQIARNERSRAGLEAFTDASAPTYAYEHELLFDRFVEEVGLYERVKALLQRSRAYRPDVIHLTGYYDPAQLTLLLWAKANGIRVVMQNESTASDHQRGGWKEQFKRWVFRQCDGFFCFGSQSADYLLQLGVPPAKILLRKNAVDNNALRSVYEKTLPNRESIRQAMQLRAKNFIFVGRLIQAKNLPVLLDAFSQALQRTVNPSVWGLILLGDGTEHEPLVEQISALTLLNEVTILPGRPWFRVPEVLALSDVLVLPSRSEPWGLVVNEAMACGLPVIVSDRCGCVKDLVHHEENGFVFDPDQPAQLTQYLLRFMDGTVNVRQMRQFAKESIAPYAPEVVAKEMLDGFRKIMN; this is translated from the coding sequence ATGCGTATTCTTATCGTTCATAATCTATTATGGGCTCATTATAAATCCACTGTCTTTCAGGCGTTACAACAGTTGGTTGATCAGCAGCAGAAGACCGAGGTGCGGGTCCTGCAAATTGCCCGCAACGAGCGCTCACGTGCCGGTCTGGAAGCCTTTACCGACGCTTCGGCACCGACCTATGCATACGAGCATGAGTTACTGTTCGATCGGTTCGTAGAAGAAGTTGGCCTGTATGAACGAGTTAAGGCCTTACTCCAACGCAGCAGGGCCTATCGACCCGACGTTATTCACCTGACGGGTTATTACGATCCTGCACAACTTACCTTATTACTCTGGGCAAAGGCCAACGGCATTCGGGTGGTCATGCAAAACGAAAGTACGGCTTCTGATCATCAGCGTGGGGGTTGGAAAGAGCAGTTCAAACGCTGGGTTTTTCGTCAGTGCGATGGTTTTTTTTGCTTTGGCAGTCAATCGGCCGACTACCTGTTGCAGCTGGGTGTTCCGCCAGCCAAAATACTTCTTCGGAAAAATGCGGTAGATAACAACGCTCTTCGATCCGTTTACGAAAAGACACTCCCAAATCGGGAAAGCATCCGGCAGGCGATGCAGTTGCGCGCCAAAAATTTCATTTTTGTGGGGCGGCTCATTCAGGCCAAGAATTTACCCGTTTTACTAGATGCGTTCAGCCAGGCCCTTCAGCGTACAGTCAATCCGTCTGTTTGGGGGCTAATACTGCTGGGCGACGGCACCGAACACGAGCCCCTCGTTGAGCAGATCAGCGCACTTACCTTATTGAACGAAGTAACTATTTTACCCGGTCGCCCCTGGTTTCGAGTGCCGGAAGTACTGGCTTTAAGCGACGTTTTGGTACTGCCAAGCCGTTCGGAGCCCTGGGGACTGGTTGTTAACGAAGCCATGGCCTGTGGACTGCCCGTTATTGTTTCGGACCGCTGCGGCTGCGTGAAAGACCTGGTACATCATGAGGAAAACGGGTTCGTTTTCGACCCGGACCAACCTGCTCAACTAACGCAATACCTGCTTCGGTTTATGGATGGTACTGTGAATGTCCGGCAAATGAGGCAGTTCGCCAAAGAGTCTATTGCACCGTATGCGCCCGAAGTAGTCGCAAAGGAAATGCTTGATGGCTTTAGAAAAATCATGAATTAA
- a CDS encoding glycosyl transferase group 1 (PFAM: glycosyl transferase group 1~KEGG: tgr:Tgr7_2096 glycosyltransferase) translates to MRILNICAYTWQSGGPPKIIFDHTEVVLRYGHQVDILSPVSPGEKPYPVPEGARLILCRRTPVINKFFREFSIELYQYLKKHAHEYDIIHCHGLWHFGTLAPFMIDRTIAKVITVHGVLDRWVYAHNNWKKQLMDSLAQKAYLQRADLVQINNTDEQEDVLRYLGHVHPNLVIIPNGVKMSDFATLPPKGTFRRKFGLPMDKKMVLFMSRLNAKKGLDLLLPGFREYVRQHPDTVLALAGPDDGYEATARQFIEQHNLGESIRMVGMLTGDDKKAALADADLFTLPSYSEGFSMAVLEAMAAGTPTLVSDRVGFGEVIREHKAAGLLASLTPASVTEGLEIVLADEQLRQNIARNATALLKKQYDIDVVAKQLLDEYTRICKKP, encoded by the coding sequence ATGCGAATTTTAAATATCTGCGCTTACACCTGGCAATCGGGTGGTCCTCCCAAGATTATTTTCGACCATACCGAAGTTGTCCTCCGCTATGGCCATCAGGTAGACATTCTGAGCCCTGTTTCGCCCGGCGAAAAGCCCTATCCTGTTCCAGAAGGGGCACGGCTGATCTTATGTCGGCGGACCCCTGTTATCAATAAATTCTTCCGTGAATTCTCGATTGAGCTGTATCAGTATCTAAAAAAACACGCTCACGAGTACGATATTATTCATTGCCACGGTCTTTGGCATTTCGGCACGCTCGCCCCCTTCATGATTGACCGGACAATAGCCAAAGTGATTACCGTTCATGGGGTGCTGGATCGGTGGGTGTACGCGCACAACAACTGGAAGAAGCAGTTAATGGACTCACTGGCCCAGAAAGCATATCTACAGCGGGCTGATCTGGTACAGATCAACAACACCGACGAGCAGGAAGATGTGCTACGCTACCTCGGGCATGTTCATCCGAACCTGGTCATCATCCCTAACGGGGTTAAGATGAGCGATTTTGCTACGCTTCCGCCCAAGGGTACGTTCCGCCGGAAGTTTGGACTGCCTATGGACAAAAAGATGGTGCTGTTCATGAGCCGTCTGAATGCAAAGAAAGGACTCGATCTACTGCTGCCCGGTTTTCGGGAATACGTTCGGCAACACCCCGACACGGTGCTGGCTCTGGCGGGTCCTGACGACGGCTATGAAGCAACCGCCCGGCAGTTTATCGAGCAGCACAACCTCGGCGAATCGATTCGGATGGTAGGGATGCTAACCGGCGACGATAAGAAAGCGGCTCTCGCCGATGCCGATCTGTTTACCCTTCCCTCCTATTCTGAAGGTTTTTCGATGGCTGTACTCGAAGCTATGGCAGCGGGCACACCCACGCTGGTTTCCGACCGGGTTGGCTTTGGCGAAGTGATCCGGGAACACAAAGCAGCCGGGCTGTTAGCCAGTTTAACTCCGGCAAGTGTAACGGAAGGGCTGGAAATAGTACTTGCCGATGAACAGCTGCGCCAGAATATAGCCAGGAATGCAACGGCCTTGCTAAAAAAGCAATATGATATCGATGTAGTTGCCAAACAACTCCTGGATGAGTATACCAGGATTTGCAAAAAGCCCTGA
- a CDS encoding polysaccharide deacetylase (PFAM: polysaccharide deacetylase~KEGG: cja:CJA_3428 polysaccharide deacetylase, putative, pda4C), protein MNILTFDIEEWFHLLDNASTRTEAEWSRYETRIYHNMDRIFQLLEDTKSRATFFCLGWVADKHPEIIRRIDAAGYEVATHSYAHQLAYEQTPKEFQADLERSIKHLQDLTGKKVRSYRAPGFSIKEYNRWVFPVLLEQGIEIDCSVFSARRSHGGDASLNMFEPGYLNIGGSLLKEFPINTAPVFGQDLIFSGGGYFRLFPYRVIKGLVGRSKYVMTYFHPRDFDPGQPMIPGLNRARQFKSYYGLESCLPKLQRLLLDFPFVDLAEADRQVDWSTVIRRDVRV, encoded by the coding sequence ATGAATATTTTGACGTTTGATATTGAGGAGTGGTTTCACCTTCTGGATAATGCTTCGACCCGGACCGAAGCGGAATGGAGCCGATATGAGACCCGGATTTACCATAATATGGATCGGATCTTTCAACTCCTGGAAGATACTAAAAGCAGGGCCACATTCTTTTGCCTGGGCTGGGTGGCCGATAAACACCCCGAGATTATCCGTCGGATCGACGCTGCCGGTTACGAGGTTGCTACCCATTCTTATGCACACCAGCTTGCTTATGAGCAGACACCAAAAGAATTTCAGGCAGATCTGGAGCGGTCAATCAAGCACTTACAGGATTTAACCGGCAAAAAAGTTCGCTCGTATCGGGCACCGGGGTTTTCAATCAAAGAATATAATCGCTGGGTTTTCCCGGTTTTGCTTGAACAGGGAATCGAGATTGATTGCTCCGTTTTTTCGGCCCGTCGCTCGCACGGGGGCGATGCGTCGCTGAATATGTTCGAGCCGGGTTACCTGAACATTGGCGGGTCATTGCTCAAGGAGTTTCCGATCAACACCGCCCCTGTTTTCGGTCAGGACCTTATCTTTTCAGGTGGCGGTTACTTCCGGCTTTTTCCCTACCGGGTTATAAAGGGGTTAGTGGGCCGGTCAAAATACGTCATGACCTATTTTCATCCCCGCGATTTCGATCCGGGCCAACCCATGATTCCGGGCCTGAACCGGGCCCGGCAGTTCAAGTCGTATTATGGCTTGGAAAGCTGTCTGCCCAAGCTGCAGCGGCTACTTCTCGATTTCCCCTTTGTCGACCTCGCCGAAGCCGACAGGCAGGTTGATTGGTCTACTGTCATACGTCGCGACGTGCGGGTGTAG
- a CDS encoding formyl transferase domain protein (PFAM: formyl transferase domain protein~KEGG: gme:Gmet_2025 formyl transferase-like), which translates to MRLVILTQDDPFYLARNIDYLLKNLPPYAEVVATVVFDVSPFGKRESFSEKMKKTYDIFGLPFFVRYGFKFVASKLDSRNNVRKVLADRNIPLIHIDGNINKDENLEKLKEYKPDLFLSIAGNQIFKRKLLDVATHGCINLHTALLPKYRGLMPSFWVLKNGETHTGVSVFFVDEGIDNGPILVQEKLAIGNMTQAELIDVTKKMGMDAMLKSIEKIHTGKYELIENDASQMTYFTFPTRDDVKAFLAAGKRFY; encoded by the coding sequence ATGCGCCTTGTGATTCTTACGCAGGATGATCCGTTCTATCTTGCTCGTAATATCGATTATTTGCTGAAAAACTTACCGCCATACGCCGAAGTTGTTGCCACTGTTGTGTTTGATGTTTCGCCGTTTGGTAAGCGGGAAAGCTTTAGTGAAAAGATGAAGAAAACGTACGATATTTTTGGCCTGCCGTTTTTTGTGCGTTATGGCTTCAAATTTGTCGCGTCGAAACTGGATAGCCGAAACAACGTACGCAAGGTGCTGGCTGATCGAAATATTCCACTCATTCATATCGATGGGAATATCAATAAAGATGAAAACCTGGAAAAGCTGAAGGAGTACAAGCCTGACTTATTTCTCTCGATTGCCGGGAATCAAATCTTTAAACGTAAGCTGCTGGATGTAGCTACTCACGGTTGTATAAACCTGCATACGGCCCTGTTGCCCAAATATCGTGGGTTGATGCCGTCCTTTTGGGTGTTAAAGAACGGGGAAACACATACGGGCGTATCGGTGTTCTTTGTGGATGAGGGCATTGACAACGGCCCTATTCTGGTACAAGAGAAGCTTGCCATTGGCAACATGACCCAAGCCGAATTAATTGATGTGACCAAGAAAATGGGTATGGATGCCATGCTCAAGTCCATCGAAAAGATTCACACGGGTAAGTATGAGTTAATTGAGAATGATGCATCCCAGATGACTTACTTCACGTTTCCAACGCGTGACGATGTAAAAGCTTTTCTGGCGGCCGGTAAGCGGTTTTATTAA
- a CDS encoding protein of unknown function DUF303 acetylesterase putative (PFAM: protein of unknown function DUF303 acetylesterase putative~KEGG: gur:Gura_2036 fibronectin, type III domain- containing protein), whose amino-acid sequence MNRLCIGVILFLYYFQAQGQLVFERLPRELQLYPRDANNQAEVVVSGKMDTPGYSKITMRMAREGVLTKVVSQSLEPSSSNAPFSLSTTIKAEPAEYSFQVYLFKGQDSLLVANSQRIVCGDVYIIHGQSNALALSDFDGLYSFNFNDRYMRNVAYPYLGLPSQMSWYPAKQPFASVGGLGLTLQRLILENYGIPTCVINGAMGGTPISALSVRDPLNHANPITFYGDLLNRAQWAGVAKQTKAIIWKQGEEDAGSGLPGYPAKFATLYNQFREDYGNARIYVGQINILNNPQDSAAALRDFQRRTKYIFNNVETIATVGTPGYDGVHYSGIAHQRMAFEQFRLIARDIYGSKDTLQINSPDVRKVFYNSRKDSITLVFDDQMQMVWKNDTTFYNFATGAKIAFREQKDFFYLDRQSGLVTGGSANGNRVVLSLKQPASAKTIRYLPAYFSDAASPFYDGPTLRNTRGMRAFSFDNVAIADAIPAVTTLVAKPISEKQIQLSWTVLPTTQNQILERATGTPANFTPIATLGGTVGAYNDTNIPDIFGTYYYRLRAFSAVSESAYSNVASARPLVLGIEPGEPLVKIYPNPVASDRMLNVEADQAFFTELTVRDLLGRAVKTWRGTPKKAISLALDNLEAGLYITDIQTVSGHLIRQKLIIR is encoded by the coding sequence ATGAATAGACTTTGCATTGGAGTTATATTGTTTTTGTACTATTTCCAAGCTCAGGGACAACTAGTTTTTGAGCGACTACCGCGTGAATTACAGTTATATCCACGCGATGCCAATAACCAGGCCGAAGTTGTTGTAAGTGGTAAAATGGATACGCCCGGTTATTCAAAAATAACGATGCGAATGGCGCGGGAGGGCGTATTGACGAAAGTGGTAAGCCAGAGCCTGGAGCCATCGAGCAGTAATGCCCCGTTTAGTTTATCGACAACAATTAAAGCCGAACCAGCCGAATACTCCTTTCAGGTATATCTCTTTAAAGGACAGGATTCGTTGCTGGTCGCTAATTCCCAGCGAATTGTCTGTGGCGATGTGTATATCATACATGGTCAGTCTAACGCACTGGCGCTGAGTGATTTCGATGGGTTGTACTCGTTTAATTTCAATGACAGGTACATGCGAAATGTTGCTTACCCTTATCTTGGATTACCCTCTCAGATGAGTTGGTATCCGGCCAAACAGCCCTTTGCCAGCGTTGGTGGGTTAGGCTTGACATTGCAGCGGCTCATTCTTGAAAATTATGGTATTCCTACCTGTGTCATCAATGGAGCCATGGGCGGAACACCCATCAGTGCCTTATCTGTTCGGGACCCGCTCAATCACGCCAATCCGATTACGTTCTATGGCGATCTGCTGAATCGGGCGCAATGGGCGGGGGTTGCCAAACAAACGAAAGCGATCATCTGGAAGCAAGGCGAAGAAGATGCGGGAAGTGGCCTGCCCGGCTACCCGGCAAAGTTTGCCACGCTCTATAATCAATTCAGAGAAGATTACGGCAACGCCCGCATTTACGTAGGGCAAATCAATATTTTAAACAACCCACAGGATAGTGCTGCTGCCCTGCGCGACTTTCAGCGACGAACAAAATACATCTTCAACAATGTAGAAACCATCGCTACCGTTGGAACACCGGGTTATGATGGGGTTCATTACAGTGGAATTGCGCACCAGCGAATGGCTTTCGAGCAGTTCAGACTCATTGCCCGCGATATATACGGGTCGAAGGATACGCTCCAGATCAACTCGCCGGATGTAAGAAAAGTCTTTTACAACAGCCGCAAAGATTCCATCACACTGGTTTTCGACGATCAGATGCAGATGGTCTGGAAAAACGACACCACCTTCTACAATTTTGCAACGGGCGCTAAAATTGCCTTCCGGGAGCAGAAGGATTTCTTTTATCTGGACCGGCAGTCGGGCCTGGTAACGGGTGGTTCGGCCAACGGAAACCGGGTTGTTTTAAGTTTGAAACAACCGGCTTCGGCCAAAACGATCCGCTATCTGCCTGCCTATTTTTCGGATGCCGCTTCGCCGTTCTACGACGGGCCTACGCTTCGGAATACACGCGGAATGCGGGCCTTTTCGTTTGACAACGTCGCTATTGCCGATGCGATCCCCGCTGTAACCACGCTGGTAGCCAAGCCCATTTCCGAAAAACAGATACAATTAAGCTGGACCGTCTTGCCAACGACCCAAAACCAGATTCTGGAACGGGCCACTGGCACCCCCGCAAATTTTACACCGATAGCTACCCTCGGCGGAACCGTCGGCGCGTATAACGATACGAATATTCCGGATATCTTTGGCACCTATTACTACCGTTTACGGGCGTTCAGTGCTGTTTCCGAATCTGCCTACAGTAACGTCGCTAGTGCCCGCCCGCTGGTGCTGGGTATCGAGCCTGGTGAACCGCTTGTTAAGATTTATCCAAATCCTGTGGCATCGGACCGGATGTTGAATGTAGAAGCAGATCAGGCTTTTTTTACTGAATTAACCGTGCGTGATCTTCTGGGGAGAGCCGTAAAAACATGGCGTGGTACGCCTAAAAAGGCGATTTCGCTGGCGCTCGATAATCTGGAAGCGGGTCTTTATATCACCGACATTCAAACCGTCAGCGGGCATCTAATTCGCCAAAAACTGATTATACGTTGA
- a CDS encoding glycosyl transferase family 2 (PFAM: glycosyl transferase family 2~KEGG: bra:BRADO2209 putative glycosyl transferase, group 2 family protein) has protein sequence MTDVSVIILTHNEEKHITRCIQSLLPFTHKIFIVDSFSTDRTVEIARSLGAQVVQNVWVNYATQFNFGINNTPFQTGWLMRMDADEYVMPELADEINRRLHSLPAEVGGIYVKRRVFFLNRWMRHGGFYPIWLLRLWRRGDGFCEQVWHDEHIKLTKGAPIQFDHDIVDHNLNNLTWWTQKHNHYTILEMINLLNYRYHFDKAETVQPKLFGTQEQRIRFLKEKYASLPLFTRPILYFIYRYFVRLGFLDGRAGFVWCCLQALWYRFLVDAKLMEVNIRVGTDKEELINYFRTEYGKDLRPARPEQVSQP, from the coding sequence ATGACCGACGTATCAGTCATCATTCTGACACATAACGAGGAAAAACACATTACTCGCTGTATTCAGAGTTTGCTGCCGTTTACGCATAAAATATTTATTGTCGACTCGTTTTCGACTGACAGAACCGTTGAGATAGCCCGTTCACTGGGTGCTCAAGTGGTTCAAAATGTCTGGGTAAACTACGCCACTCAATTTAATTTTGGCATAAACAACACCCCTTTTCAAACAGGCTGGCTCATGCGGATGGATGCCGATGAGTATGTTATGCCCGAACTGGCCGACGAAATAAACCGACGTCTTCACAGCCTCCCTGCCGAAGTGGGGGGTATTTATGTCAAACGCCGGGTGTTCTTCCTGAACCGGTGGATGCGCCACGGAGGCTTCTATCCGATCTGGTTACTGCGACTCTGGCGACGGGGTGATGGTTTCTGCGAACAGGTTTGGCACGACGAGCACATTAAACTGACCAAGGGAGCGCCCATTCAGTTCGATCATGACATTGTCGACCATAACCTGAACAACCTGACCTGGTGGACGCAAAAGCATAATCATTACACCATTCTGGAAATGATTAATCTGCTTAATTACCGCTATCATTTCGATAAAGCTGAAACAGTTCAACCCAAACTGTTTGGAACACAAGAACAACGGATTCGGTTTTTGAAAGAGAAATACGCGTCGCTACCGCTTTTTACCAGACCCATATTATACTTTATCTACCGGTATTTTGTCCGGTTAGGTTTCCTGGATGGCCGGGCGGGCTTTGTCTGGTGTTGCCTACAGGCACTTTGGTATCGTTTTCTGGTCGATGCCAAACTCATGGAGGTAAATATTCGGGTAGGCACCGACAAAGAAGAACTTATCAACTATTTCCGAACGGAATATGGAAAAGACCTTAGACCAGCCCGACCCGAGCAAGTCAGTCAGCCCTGA
- a CDS encoding putative colanic acid biosynthesis acetyltransferase WcaF (KEGG: rsp:RSP_7375 putative colanic acid biosynthesis acetyltransferase WcaF): MEKTLDQPDPSKSVSPELSTNQATESDFQNGKTDFTKFNISWYNPGPRWKVILWFLVNAFFLNTYLPIPIALKVAVLRLFGAKIGEGFVIKPAVNIKYPWLLTVGNQVWIGENVWIDNLSNVTIGNNVCLSQGAMLLTGNHDYSRSTFDLTTRPIALDDGVWIGAKAIVCAGVRCESHAVLAVNSVATHALKAYGIYQGNPAVWVRQRNIKA; the protein is encoded by the coding sequence ATGGAAAAGACCTTAGACCAGCCCGACCCGAGCAAGTCAGTCAGCCCTGAATTAAGTACGAACCAGGCAACAGAATCTGACTTCCAGAACGGAAAAACGGACTTTACGAAGTTCAATATCAGCTGGTACAATCCGGGCCCACGCTGGAAAGTTATTCTTTGGTTTCTGGTAAATGCTTTTTTTTTAAATACGTATCTGCCCATTCCCATTGCCCTTAAGGTAGCGGTGCTCAGGCTTTTCGGGGCAAAAATTGGTGAAGGATTTGTCATTAAACCAGCTGTCAATATTAAATACCCCTGGTTACTTACAGTAGGAAACCAAGTCTGGATTGGTGAAAACGTCTGGATTGATAACCTGAGCAATGTGACTATTGGGAACAACGTTTGTCTATCCCAAGGTGCTATGTTGTTAACTGGTAATCATGACTACTCGCGGTCTACGTTTGATCTGACCACTCGGCCGATTGCTCTTGATGATGGAGTCTGGATTGGGGCAAAAGCCATTGTTTGTGCGGGTGTTCGCTGCGAATCACATGCTGTGCTGGCCGTTAATTCGGTAGCTACGCATGCGCTCAAGGCATATGGTATTTATCAGGGAAACCCGGCTGTCTGGGTCCGTCAACGAAACATCAAAGCGTGA